In one Spirosoma rigui genomic region, the following are encoded:
- a CDS encoding alpha/beta fold hydrolase: MARNATPAPLHTLESGTGPLTLIFLHYFGGSAQEWREVMHLLGNDYRCIAIDLRGHGDSDSPDNGYTVDDMANDVGDSLHQHGVSDFVLVGHSMSGKVALALASRQPAGLQSLLLVSPSPPVPEPIPDDERQKLLAGHGQRAAAEQTLKNITEVHVSKAIREQIIADDLRTSKPAWDAWLLAGSREDISARMATVTVPVHIIVGSEDRALPPDVQPRLTLPYLPGATLDSCAGAGHLLPWEVPTELANFIRKKLGANVVK; the protein is encoded by the coding sequence ATGGCCAGAAACGCAACACCTGCCCCCCTCCACACGCTGGAATCGGGCACCGGCCCGCTGACGCTAATTTTCCTGCATTACTTTGGCGGATCAGCCCAGGAATGGCGGGAAGTGATGCATCTGCTAGGAAACGACTACCGGTGCATTGCCATTGACCTGCGCGGCCATGGCGATTCGGACTCGCCTGACAATGGCTATACGGTCGATGATATGGCTAACGATGTAGGCGATAGCCTGCACCAGCACGGCGTTTCTGATTTTGTGCTGGTAGGCCACTCCATGAGCGGCAAAGTAGCGCTGGCGTTAGCCAGCCGGCAGCCGGCCGGTTTGCAGTCGCTGCTGCTGGTTTCGCCCTCCCCGCCCGTTCCTGAACCCATACCCGACGATGAGCGGCAAAAGCTGCTCGCGGGCCACGGGCAGCGGGCAGCCGCCGAACAGACGTTGAAGAACATTACCGAAGTACACGTTTCGAAGGCCATTCGGGAGCAAATCATTGCCGATGACCTGCGAACGAGCAAACCGGCCTGGGATGCTTGGCTGCTGGCAGGCAGCAGAGAAGATATTTCGGCCCGGATGGCGACGGTTACGGTACCGGTGCATATCATCGTGGGTTCAGAAGACCGGGCGCTTCCACCCGATGTGCAGCCCCGACTGACGCTTCCTTACCTGCCGGGCGCTACGCTGGATAGTTGCGCAGGAGCAGGCCACCTACTGCCGTGGGAGGTTCCAACGGAACTGGCCAATTTTATTCGTAAAAAATTAGGGGCCAACGTAGTCAAATAA
- a CDS encoding cysteine hydrolase family protein: MTNAFLIIDTQFDFCHPDGALFVPGAEQDVERMASLIRNHAGRIDHIVVTLDTHHRLDIAHPLFWTNVRGEHPAPFTRITLEDVVSERWIPRFAADQVRTYIRNLESDGQFQHFIWPPHCLIGSRGAALHDTLFEALNYWTQQRDRDYVAVQKGLYPLTEHFGIFRAQVPDPAVPDTQLNTTLIADLDRFDTIYLMGEAKSHCVANSLKQLLDYAPALVSKLVLVTDCTSDVTGLGYLADPIYAEARERNVPFMESGAIFS; this comes from the coding sequence ATGACCAACGCTTTTCTGATCATCGATACCCAGTTTGATTTCTGCCATCCCGATGGCGCCCTGTTTGTGCCGGGTGCCGAGCAGGACGTTGAACGAATGGCTTCCCTGATTCGCAACCACGCCGGGCGGATCGACCACATCGTTGTCACGCTCGATACGCACCACCGGCTCGATATTGCTCATCCCCTGTTCTGGACCAACGTCCGGGGTGAGCATCCCGCCCCGTTCACCCGGATTACACTTGAAGACGTAGTGAGCGAACGGTGGATACCCCGCTTTGCCGCCGACCAGGTTCGTACTTATATCCGGAACCTTGAATCCGATGGACAGTTTCAGCACTTTATATGGCCACCCCACTGTCTGATCGGGTCGCGCGGGGCTGCACTGCACGATACGCTGTTCGAGGCACTCAACTACTGGACGCAACAGCGCGACCGTGATTACGTAGCGGTGCAAAAGGGCCTCTATCCTCTAACGGAGCACTTTGGTATCTTTCGGGCGCAGGTGCCTGATCCGGCCGTACCGGATACGCAGCTCAACACCACGCTTATTGCCGATCTGGATCGGTTTGATACCATCTACCTGATGGGCGAAGCTAAGTCACACTGCGTGGCCAACAGCCTGAAACAGTTGCTGGATTACGCGCCCGCGCTGGTTTCCAAACTGGTGCTCGTTACGGACTGCACCTCTGATGTTACAGGATTAGGGTACCTGGCCGATCCGATCTACGCAGAAGCACGGGAACGGAACGTGCCTTTTATGGAATCTGGTGCAATTTTTAGCTGA
- a CDS encoding SDR family oxidoreductase yields the protein MSQSEFRPKAEEIPGQQLPYPARQADMDPAPDSDLSNYKPAGKLTDKIALITGADSGIGRAVAIAFAMEGADIAIVYNENTDDAKYTKRMVESKGRSCLVIQADVRQKSLCEDAVRQTVEKYGKLNILVNNAAFQQSQQKLEDITEEQLRRTFDTNILAYFFMAQAALPHLNEGDCIVNTGSIVGIVGNPILVDYTATKGAIHAFTKSLAIQLGERNIRVNCVAPGPVWTPNIPATMPKDEVKNFGHEVALARPGQPEELAPAYVLLASSDGSFITGSIVEVTGGKLG from the coding sequence ATGAGTCAATCTGAATTTCGCCCCAAAGCCGAAGAAATTCCCGGTCAACAGCTTCCTTACCCCGCCCGTCAGGCAGATATGGACCCCGCGCCCGACAGTGACTTGTCGAACTACAAGCCAGCGGGTAAACTCACCGATAAAATTGCGCTCATCACGGGTGCTGATTCCGGTATTGGCCGGGCGGTCGCCATTGCCTTCGCCATGGAAGGAGCCGATATCGCCATTGTGTACAACGAAAATACCGACGATGCCAAGTATACCAAGCGAATGGTTGAGTCGAAAGGCCGCTCGTGTCTGGTCATTCAGGCTGACGTTCGGCAGAAAAGCCTGTGTGAAGATGCCGTTCGGCAGACGGTGGAAAAATACGGCAAGCTGAATATCCTGGTCAACAACGCGGCCTTTCAGCAATCGCAGCAAAAACTCGAAGATATTACCGAAGAGCAGCTCCGGCGCACGTTCGATACGAATATTCTGGCTTACTTCTTTATGGCACAAGCCGCCCTGCCGCACCTGAACGAAGGTGACTGCATTGTCAATACCGGCAGTATTGTGGGCATTGTGGGTAACCCCATTCTGGTAGACTATACCGCTACGAAAGGAGCCATCCACGCGTTTACGAAATCGCTGGCCATTCAGCTGGGCGAACGCAACATTCGCGTGAACTGCGTAGCACCCGGCCCCGTCTGGACGCCCAACATTCCGGCAACCATGCCCAAGGATGAAGTCAAAAATTTTGGGCATGAGGTTGCCCTCGCCCGCCCCGGCCAGCCCGAAGAGTTGGCACCCGCCTACGTATTGCTCGCTTCCAGCGATGGCAGCTTTATCACCGGTAGTATCGTAGAAGTAACGGGAGGCAAACTGGGTTAA
- a CDS encoding phosphotransferase family protein produces the protein MTSIKQDTPTTTRPGEELNIPALQTYLHDHIPGLGTITRVAQFPGGYSNLTYLLSVEAGGSAAHDYVLRRPPVGAKEIKGGHDMIREFKVLSLLSVAGYPKIPAPVVCCEDESVLGCPFYIMARVPGVILRANTAPNMTISADIMRRLSESLVDNLVELHALDSQQTGLSQLGKPEGYVKRQVEGWSKRYLAAQTDDVPAMTDLARYLTDALPDENAPGHNAPTLLHNDFKYDNVVFDVDALTGASTADVRAVLDWEMCTVGDPLMDVGTSLSYWAEAGDDPFRKTFNLTHLPGNLTRLEFARRYAEGSGRDISNLLYYYVFGLFKNAVVIQQIYGRYKKGLTNDPRFAGLLAGVQALSREGVKSLEANRY, from the coding sequence ATGACATCCATCAAACAGGATACGCCTACGACTACGCGACCCGGAGAAGAACTCAATATCCCGGCTCTGCAAACGTACCTTCATGATCATATTCCCGGTTTGGGTACCATTACCCGCGTGGCCCAGTTTCCTGGCGGTTATTCAAACCTGACGTACCTGCTCAGCGTAGAGGCTGGCGGCTCTGCCGCCCACGATTACGTACTGCGTCGGCCACCGGTCGGCGCAAAAGAGATCAAAGGAGGCCACGACATGATCCGGGAATTCAAGGTATTGAGTCTGCTGTCAGTAGCTGGGTACCCGAAAATTCCGGCTCCGGTTGTATGTTGCGAGGACGAATCGGTGCTGGGTTGCCCGTTCTACATCATGGCCCGGGTGCCGGGCGTAATCCTGCGGGCAAATACCGCCCCCAACATGACTATCTCAGCCGACATCATGCGTCGGCTATCGGAGTCACTGGTAGATAATCTGGTGGAACTGCACGCGCTCGATAGTCAGCAGACTGGACTGAGCCAGCTGGGAAAACCGGAAGGTTACGTGAAACGGCAGGTAGAGGGCTGGAGCAAACGGTATCTGGCTGCTCAAACCGACGATGTACCGGCCATGACCGATCTCGCGCGGTACCTGACCGATGCACTACCCGACGAGAATGCACCGGGACACAACGCCCCGACGCTGCTTCACAATGATTTTAAGTATGACAATGTCGTATTCGATGTTGATGCGCTAACCGGTGCGTCGACGGCTGATGTTCGGGCGGTGCTCGACTGGGAAATGTGCACTGTGGGCGATCCGTTGATGGACGTGGGTACATCGCTGTCGTACTGGGCCGAGGCAGGCGACGATCCGTTCCGGAAAACATTCAACCTAACTCATCTGCCCGGCAACCTCACCCGTTTGGAGTTTGCCCGGCGCTATGCCGAGGGCAGTGGACGGGATATTTCCAACCTGCTCTACTACTACGTCTTCGGGCTGTTCAAAAATGCCGTGGTCATCCAGCAGATTTACGGGCGGTACAAAAAGGGGTTGACCAACGATCCCCGTTTTGCCGGCTTACTGGCCGGGGTGCAGGCGCTGTCGCGGGAAGGGGTGAAATCCCTGGAAGCAAACCGATACTAA
- a CDS encoding gluconate 2-dehydrogenase subunit 3 family protein, with the protein MPYPPNTVRALLDTDQVTDVTRQVLTERLAAPSRQPIFFTTDEYSLLEAVCNRLIPQDDGSQVIELWGDIDDRLAENKSNGWRYDTMPTDHEAYRRGLAGIDESAQALFQRPFQQLTTEQQDQVLGLVQTGDAPGVIWQSMPSERFFEEMLAEAVENYYSHPLVQETIGYVGMADQPAWNRLGLNNLEDREPRPL; encoded by the coding sequence ATGCCTTACCCACCCAATACTGTTCGGGCGCTGCTCGATACGGATCAGGTTACCGACGTAACGCGGCAGGTCCTGACCGAACGGCTTGCTGCCCCCAGTCGACAACCTATATTCTTCACAACTGACGAATATTCGTTACTGGAAGCGGTCTGTAACCGACTGATTCCGCAGGACGATGGTAGTCAGGTCATCGAACTATGGGGCGACATCGACGACCGGCTCGCCGAAAACAAGTCCAACGGCTGGCGGTATGACACCATGCCCACCGACCATGAAGCCTATCGGCGGGGGCTGGCTGGCATTGACGAAAGTGCGCAGGCGCTGTTTCAACGGCCGTTTCAGCAGCTCACCACCGAACAACAGGATCAGGTGTTAGGGCTTGTTCAGACGGGTGATGCGCCCGGAGTAATCTGGCAATCTATGCCCTCAGAGCGCTTTTTTGAAGAAATGCTCGCCGAAGCCGTCGAGAATTACTACAGCCACCCACTGGTGCAGGAAACAATCGGGTACGTCGGGATGGCCGATCAACCCGCCTGGAACCGGCTGGGACTAAACAACCTGGAAGATCGCGAACCCCGGCCTCTCTGA
- a CDS encoding family 1 glycosylhydrolase, protein MHDLLTFDCVKSMNFLQNIKKKYGDGNYAGDQFGGAGGHDGSGLPDDNPGNFMFATGIECSYPTIGKGKIRRDQLRECGHYDRWKEDLGLVKETGLRVLRYGLPYYSIHKAPGKYDWSFADEVMNEMKRLDIMPILDLMHFGVPDWIENFQNPELPVHFADYAGAVAKRYPWVRYYTPVNEIYVTARISGKDGVWNEQLKTDKGFVTAMKHAVAASIMGTQQIARHRNDCVIVQSESAEFTHELCATPSAETALDNELRFLSLDLLYANAPSATVLMYLLDNGMTRKEYEWFMAGKPPGYQIMGNDYYGRNERIKLQDGSIQTSMDVLGWYEITKDYYERYKLPVMHTETNVFEADQAVIWLHKQWISIMRMRQDGVPVLGFTWYSLIDQIDWDIQLAEVKNHVNECGLYDLNRKPRPVCEAYKNLLKQFGQITIVPHAEMLEITERPARLKVAM, encoded by the coding sequence ATGCATGACCTGCTGACATTCGACTGCGTCAAGAGCATGAATTTTCTTCAGAATATCAAAAAAAAGTACGGCGATGGCAACTACGCTGGTGATCAGTTTGGCGGGGCGGGTGGCCACGACGGCAGCGGCCTGCCCGATGATAATCCGGGAAATTTCATGTTCGCGACGGGCATCGAGTGTTCCTACCCAACCATTGGCAAAGGGAAAATCCGGCGCGATCAGCTACGCGAATGCGGGCATTACGACCGCTGGAAGGAAGACCTGGGGCTGGTAAAAGAAACCGGTCTGCGGGTACTGCGCTACGGACTGCCATACTACAGCATCCATAAAGCACCGGGCAAGTACGACTGGAGTTTTGCCGATGAAGTAATGAACGAGATGAAACGGCTGGATATCATGCCCATTCTGGATCTGATGCATTTCGGCGTGCCGGACTGGATCGAAAACTTCCAGAACCCCGAGCTGCCCGTTCATTTTGCCGACTATGCCGGTGCCGTTGCCAAACGCTACCCGTGGGTGCGGTATTACACCCCCGTCAATGAGATTTACGTAACCGCCCGGATCAGCGGCAAAGACGGCGTCTGGAACGAACAGCTTAAAACCGACAAGGGCTTTGTAACGGCCATGAAACACGCCGTAGCGGCCAGCATCATGGGTACACAACAGATTGCCCGGCACCGAAACGATTGCGTGATTGTGCAGAGCGAGAGCGCCGAGTTCACGCATGAACTCTGCGCTACCCCCTCCGCAGAAACGGCCCTGGACAATGAATTACGCTTCCTGTCGCTGGATCTTCTGTATGCCAATGCCCCTTCGGCAACGGTACTCATGTACCTGCTCGACAATGGGATGACCCGGAAGGAATACGAGTGGTTCATGGCGGGTAAGCCGCCCGGCTATCAGATTATGGGTAATGACTACTACGGTCGAAACGAGCGAATAAAACTACAGGACGGTAGTATCCAGACGTCGATGGACGTACTGGGCTGGTACGAGATTACCAAAGATTACTACGAACGGTACAAGTTGCCCGTGATGCACACCGAAACAAACGTCTTTGAAGCTGATCAGGCCGTTATATGGCTGCACAAACAGTGGATCAGTATCATGCGTATGCGGCAGGATGGCGTTCCGGTGTTAGGCTTTACCTGGTATAGCCTGATCGACCAGATCGACTGGGATATTCAACTGGCTGAAGTGAAAAACCACGTCAACGAGTGCGGGCTGTATGACCTCAACCGCAAACCACGGCCAGTATGCGAAGCGTACAAGAACCTGCTGAAGCAGTTTGGTCAGATTACCATTGTACCCCACGCCGAGATGCTCGAAATAACCGAACGTCCCGCCCGCCTTAAAGTAGCTATGTGA
- a CDS encoding GMC family oxidoreductase, with product MQHYSTNETVDAVIIGTGAGGAPLLARLAAAGLRVVALEAGKQWNPAKDFATDERSQDKLFWNDERLSAGNDPLPFGNNNSGTGVGGSTLHYTAYTPRAQPDDLQIRSEFGVGEDWPFGFDQIEPYYTEVEQFIGVSGPSPYPWGPSRQKGYALGPLPLNGAGQLMERGCREIGIKTSPAANAALSAGYYQEGVGYRHACTNRGFCQAGCNNGAKASMDVTYIPLAVHHGAEVRPECFVTQFVRDASGKITEVIYIRNGQEERQKCHFVFLCAGAIETPRLLLMNGIANSSGQVGRNVMAHTGLQIWGEFDEDVRPYKGIPGSLISEDMHRPDKADFVGGYLLQSIGVMPVTYMSQMARGRGLWGQELKRAAAAYNHVAGINILGDCLPYENNYLELSDEKDVRGLPKPRVYFSNGESEERMTAHANKVMREIWDAAGAKNVWAFPRNAHVIGTCRMGNDRDTSVVNAQGQSHDIPNLYISDNSTFPSALSVNPALTIMALALRTADNFLKTS from the coding sequence ATGCAACATTATTCAACCAACGAAACCGTCGACGCCGTCATTATCGGTACCGGGGCGGGCGGGGCTCCTTTGCTGGCGCGGCTCGCTGCCGCCGGGTTGCGCGTCGTAGCACTCGAAGCTGGTAAGCAGTGGAATCCCGCTAAAGATTTCGCCACGGACGAACGGTCGCAGGACAAACTGTTCTGGAACGATGAGCGCCTGAGTGCCGGTAACGACCCGCTTCCCTTCGGGAATAACAATTCCGGTACGGGTGTGGGCGGTTCAACGCTGCACTACACCGCTTATACTCCCCGCGCCCAACCCGACGATCTACAGATACGTAGTGAATTTGGTGTGGGCGAAGACTGGCCCTTCGGCTTCGACCAGATTGAGCCTTACTACACGGAAGTTGAGCAGTTTATTGGTGTATCCGGACCATCACCTTACCCCTGGGGTCCATCCCGCCAGAAAGGATATGCCCTCGGGCCGCTGCCCCTCAATGGCGCGGGTCAGCTCATGGAACGGGGCTGCCGGGAAATCGGCATAAAAACGTCACCGGCGGCTAACGCAGCCCTGTCCGCGGGCTATTACCAGGAAGGGGTTGGCTACCGGCATGCCTGCACCAATCGGGGCTTTTGCCAGGCCGGCTGTAACAACGGCGCCAAAGCCAGCATGGACGTAACCTACATTCCGCTGGCCGTTCATCACGGTGCCGAAGTCAGACCCGAATGCTTCGTTACCCAGTTTGTGCGGGATGCGTCAGGCAAAATCACCGAAGTCATCTACATCCGGAACGGACAGGAGGAGCGACAAAAGTGCCATTTCGTGTTTTTGTGCGCCGGAGCCATTGAAACGCCCCGTCTGCTGCTCATGAATGGCATTGCCAACAGCAGCGGCCAGGTAGGTCGCAATGTGATGGCGCACACGGGTCTGCAGATATGGGGCGAATTCGACGAAGATGTCCGCCCGTATAAGGGTATCCCCGGCTCCCTGATTTCGGAAGATATGCACCGCCCCGATAAGGCCGACTTTGTGGGGGGGTATCTGCTTCAATCTATTGGCGTTATGCCGGTTACCTACATGAGCCAGATGGCACGGGGCCGGGGGTTGTGGGGCCAGGAGCTGAAACGGGCTGCTGCGGCTTATAATCACGTAGCAGGCATTAACATCCTCGGCGACTGCCTGCCCTACGAGAATAATTACCTGGAGTTGTCCGACGAAAAAGACGTTCGGGGTCTGCCCAAACCCCGTGTCTATTTCTCAAACGGCGAAAGTGAAGAACGTATGACAGCCCACGCCAATAAGGTTATGCGGGAGATCTGGGATGCTGCCGGCGCTAAAAACGTCTGGGCCTTCCCCCGAAATGCGCACGTCATTGGCACCTGTCGTATGGGCAACGATCGCGACACGTCGGTGGTGAACGCGCAGGGGCAATCGCATGACATTCCCAACTTATACATCAGTGATAACTCAACCTTCCCAAGTGCACTGAGCGTGAACCCCGCCCTGACGATCATGGCGCTCGCGCTCCGCACGGCGGATAATTTTTTAAAAACGTCATAA
- a CDS encoding DUF2141 domain-containing protein, with amino-acid sequence MQNLFKVAAVTALFVAATARPTLAQTATTSTTVSTAGPHSLTIVVSSLSKRTGTIRVGLANSTETFDGESYRTKVATVPASGDLVITFDSLPAGRYAVRLYQDLNGNEKIDFNGAMPAEPFGFSNVTMLMGPPSFGQCAFDLAENKRIPVSLMEM; translated from the coding sequence ATGCAAAACCTCTTCAAAGTCGCGGCTGTCACCGCTCTGTTCGTCGCGGCCACGGCCCGCCCCACCCTGGCACAGACCGCCACAACCTCAACCACCGTATCAACCGCCGGTCCTCACTCGCTGACGATCGTGGTTTCCAGCCTGTCAAAACGTACGGGAACAATCCGCGTGGGCCTGGCCAACAGCACCGAAACCTTCGATGGTGAGTCATACCGCACCAAAGTTGCCACCGTACCGGCATCGGGCGATCTGGTCATCACGTTCGACAGTCTGCCGGCAGGCCGGTACGCTGTCCGGTTGTATCAGGATCTGAATGGAAACGAAAAGATCGATTTTAACGGTGCGATGCCCGCCGAACCGTTTGGCTTTTCGAACGTAACGATGCTGATGGGACCACCCAGCTTTGGCCAGTGTGCGTTCGATCTTGCCGAGAACAAGCGTATCCCGGTCAGTTTGATGGAAATGTAA
- a CDS encoding acyl-CoA dehydrogenase family protein → MEPLFATPQTEALVPRIREFVVNELVPLETTGHLTGNFSTVARILDQKRELVKKAGLWGLQHRVDEGGLGLSLCEFGQISEVLAWTPFGHYTFNCQAPDIGNMELMNKYAPEHLRHKYLEPLKEGTIRSCFSMTEPEFAGSNPTRMGTTAVRDGNEFVINGRKWFTSSADGSAFAVVMAVTNPDASPHRRASMLLVPTDTPGFELVRNISIMGDGSDHWGSHAEVTYTDVRVPVENLIGGEGMGFTLAQERLGPGRIHHCMRWIGISERCFDLMCRRAATREMEDGVMLGEKQFVQGWIAESRAQIDAARLMVLRTAQNIDKLGAAAVRNQISEIKFYVADVMLTVIDRAIQTYGAMGITDDVILPWYYRHERGARIYDGADEVHKTALARSILKEYGLDTRKNKPVDLAAARA, encoded by the coding sequence ATGGAACCGCTGTTTGCCACCCCCCAGACGGAGGCCCTTGTGCCCCGTATCCGTGAGTTCGTCGTAAATGAACTCGTTCCGCTCGAGACAACCGGGCACCTGACCGGTAACTTCTCGACAGTTGCCAGGATCCTCGATCAGAAGCGCGAACTGGTAAAAAAAGCAGGCTTGTGGGGGCTTCAGCACCGTGTAGACGAAGGGGGCCTGGGCCTCAGCCTGTGCGAGTTTGGGCAGATCAGCGAGGTATTGGCCTGGACGCCCTTCGGCCATTACACGTTTAACTGTCAGGCCCCCGATATCGGGAACATGGAGTTAATGAACAAATACGCGCCGGAGCACCTCCGGCATAAATACCTGGAGCCGCTCAAGGAAGGTACTATTCGTTCCTGCTTCTCCATGACTGAGCCGGAATTTGCCGGGTCCAATCCGACCCGGATGGGGACTACGGCGGTGCGTGATGGCAATGAGTTCGTCATCAATGGCCGGAAGTGGTTTACCTCTTCGGCCGACGGTTCGGCGTTTGCCGTCGTCATGGCCGTAACCAACCCCGATGCATCGCCCCACCGCCGGGCCAGCATGCTTCTGGTGCCGACTGATACGCCGGGTTTCGAACTGGTACGCAACATCAGTATTATGGGCGACGGGTCCGATCACTGGGGTAGCCACGCTGAAGTCACTTATACCGACGTTCGGGTGCCGGTCGAAAACCTGATCGGGGGCGAGGGCATGGGCTTCACCCTGGCACAGGAGCGACTGGGACCGGGCCGGATTCACCACTGTATGCGCTGGATCGGAATCAGCGAGCGTTGTTTCGACCTGATGTGCCGCCGGGCCGCCACCCGCGAAATGGAAGATGGGGTGATGCTGGGCGAAAAACAGTTTGTGCAGGGTTGGATTGCCGAAAGCCGCGCCCAGATCGATGCAGCCCGGTTAATGGTGTTGCGTACTGCGCAGAACATCGATAAGCTTGGCGCAGCGGCCGTACGCAACCAGATTTCAGAAATCAAGTTCTACGTAGCTGATGTCATGCTCACCGTCATTGATCGCGCCATCCAGACCTACGGGGCTATGGGTATTACCGATGATGTAATCCTGCCCTGGTATTACCGGCACGAGCGCGGAGCCCGGATTTACGACGGTGCCGATGAGGTACACAAAACTGCTTTGGCCCGTAGTATTTTGAAAGAATATGGACTCGACACGCGCAAAAACAAACCCGTCGATCTGGCTGCCGCCCGTGCATAG